The Ananas comosus cultivar F153 unplaced genomic scaffold, ASM154086v1, whole genome shotgun sequence nucleotide sequence ataagcggggataacgaaagttatccccgctattccgccaaacggggtgaaatttggccgggatattttattccggtcaaaccttgctattctcggttattccggaatagcaaggaatttgctattccaccattttggtggaatagtgctattccaatacttaatttcaaacttaattaaacttataaattgaattaaactaaattatataaatataatatgttatatattataatacattatttttattataaaattattaattgtactatattaatacatattatttattaaatatttaaatattataataaattctttttattaaatttaaatttaagtagaatttttaaaaaatttataaatttattataataaattatttttattaattgttcccaccactattcttattttaaaattttaaaaattaaaaatttaaatttttaaaatttataatttataatctcaaaattaaagtttgaaattcaaattttaaattttaaattttaaattttaaatttaaattttgatattttaaatttttgaaatttaaaatttgatattttatatttttttaaatttaaatataatcttaaatttaaagtttgaaatttaaaatttaaaattttgaatttaaaatttgagattttaaattttaaagttaaaattttaaatttagaaatataaatttaaaattttaaaaattcaaattcaaatataataagtggataatatcattattttttatttacaaaattcattatctttcttattccatcttacctaaccaaacgctattttttttatttcaggaataacccaattttcatccaaacgcaaaattgatctaatcctcgcttatacctcaatttatatctattcctggaataaccacttttttcttatccccgaaccaaacgatacctataAGTATtaataacttgatatttttaaaagtatagaagctcaattactataaatataattattatgtgcTCGTGTGTCCTCGCGAGGGAGATCGGAAGGCTTTCTGGGCCGAAGAATGAAGAATGAAATGACTCGTCGTGGGCCTCCGCATTATCTACCTCTAACTTCTCCGCGTGAAATccgaaggggagagagagagacggagtGCAGGACAAGACGCCCGTGACTAAAGGCAGCAGCTTTATTGGGCGAGTAGATCTCACAGCTTCTTTCAGCCATACAAAGTAACAAACATGAAACGTATATGTTCATATGGTAGGTGCCTtgtatataagaaataaaatatgggCGAATAATATGTCTATTAAGTCTAGTTTTTCTGGATCGCACGCACGGGAACATATTCATCAAACAAACAAGCCATAGCCCGCGTCCTCTGTTTCGGATTATTTTCTTGTCTAAGtcctttgaaaaaaataaaaaatttctattaatctccttttaataatatttctaatctAGTCTTATTTTTCctatagataaaaaataataaatttaatatctttaatatattattaattatgtatagcctcatttttaattttataaatttactgatgttataattttttatttaattacgcTACTGATTAAAGGCATTgttaacatataatatatattaatttatctctTTTCCTAATCTATAACTGCTGCGGCTAATTAggaatatttttaattctatagctctaattttaatttatagatttactaaattataattttttattattacttatattatggtatgttaatatattaattaatatatacttaACAggtattaatttatctttttgtttcCTAATTTATAAAATGAGGGCTAGattatgtaatatttttaattatagcctcatttttaagttataatttactaaattataatttttttattattactactattaATGGTATGttaatatgttaatatatattaaaagtatttatttatttattttaataatttataaaaataaggttagattagaaatattttttttaaaaggaggctatttttattttcaaaacgGCAAGACAAGAAAATAGATCTCTGTTTCGTAAGGAGAATCAGGACTGCGGCAGGGGCACGAAACTCGAACACAAAGCCCAAAAAGGcccctaaaaaagaaaaaggaaaaaaaaaagaaaaaaagagaagatctAACAGAAACCGAACTTTCAGAAAGGCACCCGGATTACTACGCAAGAATAGCTCAATTTGCGAAGTTATGTGTCTCAAAATATGGTAAAAAATATGATTAGGCGGGTCATATAtagaaataactaaaattttttaggggCTGTACTTGCAGAATTGTAGCATTTAGTGCTGTAAGGTTTTATATCTGTTTGCACGGGGGAGGTATATGAGTTAAGATCGTCTTTTTTCCTGAGGAGATTATAAGCTGTAAAGCGTAGAGCATCGGTTTCCTTGAGACTCGACTCCAAGTATTTTCAGGTGAGAATCTAGTATCTTTGCTTTTCTTCGTGTCGGAAGAGAATATAACTCCTTGAATTTGCTCGATGCGTCTTCCGAGGCATCACTACTGCTGCGTTTGTACACCTTAATTGATTGCTGAACTAATTATAGATTCAGGTTTTTCTTACTCTGTTTTGTCACCTCTCTTGCTCCATCTGTGCATTTCTCTTCcaattcaaccaaaaaaaaaaaaaagaaaaaaaaaatctgtgcaCTTCTTCTGTACTCAGGCttcaagtttctttttttttattattattttcttttctttgtgtgtgcgcgcgcgcgcgtgtttGATGGTCGTTTGCTTCAAAAACCGCGGACAACATTTAATccagagaaaggaaaagagaaaataatgtTGACGTCTTTctcaaaacagaaaaagaaaagcttaCATTATCAGAAAGTACGAGAGTGGGCAAGGATATGCTTGTAATTCTTTCATCCAGAGTGTGtttgctttttcatttttttttttttttttttgagagaaaggtagcatgctacccgtttcgtttattctatttagaaataaacttagctaaaaatgtgaatcaactaggattcgaacttgggtctcgagcaccaaccatcaaactcttttgccacttgcgctagggacggtagTGTGTTTGCTTTTTATTTCAACTAGAAGGAGGCTTCCATTCTTCCTCATGCGAGATGAGGAAgacgtttttttttcttttctttttttgaggtTTTTTTGAGGGAATATAATGAATACTTACTTGATTGTTTAGAAAAGCTTTGTTGTTTAATGTCTGAAAAGGTGTTGTCGagatatatttatttgataaaagtAATAAGCCATAAATCGGAAAATATAATCTATACAGTGTTTCAATATGCTTGAATTGATCTCTGCAGAATGTTTGCTGCTAAATTGCGGTCGTGGGCCTATCCTCTTATCTATGCATTCTATCTCCTTATATCATTAGTACAAGTTGATGGAGCCAATGTGGATATGACCATCTTGACTGGTGCAGTGGCCAAAGGCGCAGGTTTCATCACCACCAACCCAATGCTCCATTCCAAATTACTCCTTTTTAGCTCTATTTACTTCATGTTTCCAATTTCAGTTTGTCGACGAGTTCGCAACCAGAAAAAATACTCTCTATTTAAATGATACACTTATGGGTGTTTTGCCTTGTGACATGTAACGCAGTTTGTTTGGATGGGAGTCCCCCGGCTTATCATTTCTCGCCGGGTTCTGGTTCCGGGGTGAATAATTGGTTGGTTCACATGGAGGTCTGTtatgttctctttttttctttttcagaacATTAGTTTAGAACTACAAcacacttcttttttttcttttttttcttttttgggggaGGTAGTTGATCTAGGCGCACATTAACGAGATGTTCCTATTATTTCTTCGGGTTCTTTAATCTAACTGCAGTTTGGTTTGTCTAACTTCTATATGTCTTTGACAGGGAGGAGGCTGGTGCCGGGGTACCCAAGAATGCCTAGCCCGAAGAGATACCCACAGAGGCTCTTCCAAATATATGAAGCCGCTGTCGTTCTCTGGGATTTTAGGCAACGAGAAAAGCTCTAATCCTGGTATCACATTTAGCTTTCACTTCACAAAACAATGATCACTAATGCGGATACTAATATCGTGGGGAGTTAACAATCAAATGGACAATTAGGGAAGAACTAAACTAAGAATGCTGAGGTTTAAAGTGTAAAGCTCAATGATTTCTCTCTTAACAAGATGGTGCAAATAAGAGATGTAGAACATTTGTGCGGAGTAATTACCCACAATAAGACATGCATCTACTTGCAGTTGCTCTGATATCTATAATCCACTGCACAATAAGACATGCATCTACTTGCAGTTGCTCTGATATCTATAATCCGCTGATGCTCTTGTATTTATCTTGCTTGGACTGCATGCAGATTTCTATAACTGGAATAGGGTTAAGATCAGGTACTGCGATGGTTCGTCCTTTACGGGGGATATTGAGACAGTTGATCTTGTAAGTCAAATGAGTGTTTTGTTTCATACAACAATATATGAGCCTACTTGCAATTTTATTACCTTTTCTCTTATTCTTTATGCACAGGCAGAAAAGCATGTTTAAACTTAACCATAGTTTTTCTGTTGTGGTTTAATTAGGCAACAAATCTTCACTATAGAGGTGCCAGGGTTTGGCTTGCTGTTATCGAAGATCTCTTAGCAAAGGGGATGAACAAGGCTGAAAAATGTATGTTTTGTGATACCAAATACTACGTATTGAATCAACTTTACAATCTCTGAAGGGCCTATCAGTCTTGTTTGAACCTCTGTATAAATGTTGTTTGACTAATAGCTTTTTGAAGAGCATCTCATATCTATTTGGTGGTCTCCTTAGTTGCTTCTCCTGCAAGAGATGCAAGATAAGCTTCAAATTTCACTCTTCTATTTATAGCCTGGAAAGCTTCATTTAGCTTCATGTCCTCTATAAGGAGCACCCTCTATTTTCTGATAAACTAGCTGCTTTTCGGAACTGTGGGGGACAAACTTCCAAACAATCAGCAAACATGCATAATCTAGTGGTTAAATCGCTCGTCCGATGGTTCACCATACCCTTCATTATGCACGAGAACCGTGCCAAAACGTGCGGTATGGTTTCGGGGGCGGGCTGCGTGACAGACCTTGTTGGTCATATGAGCTATATAGCCAGCAAgtaaaaaagagattttttttttttttttttttcatcttctttttttaggGAAGTACCTAAAAGGAAGACCCTAAGGTTCGGCAAGACACTCTCACCTTGACAGACATTAAGTTTCTAAAGCCAATAAGAAGCAGATGTCTTCCCGAGAAAGCGTGCACATGGGTTATCATAATTTAGCCACCTTAAGGCCCCTCCTTACTGAGGAGGATAATAGCAGCGATTTGAACaagatataatatttttttgttggtggggggggggcggggggagaATATTTTAATTCATGGTCAGCGCTCTTAAACTAATGACTAATTGTGTTTAGATAGGCCTCTATCTCTCTGCCGGTCGCTGCACAGTGGCGGCTGGAGGCTTGGCATCTATACTGCATTGTGATAAATTTCGTGATCTCCTACCAGCAAGCACAAAAGTTAAATGCCTTTCCGATGCCGGTTATTTTATCAATGCGTAAGCTCGCAACtaatttgcttgattttttGAGTCTTCTCAGTTTCCTTTTGAGGGCATTGTATAATTACtgatatttagttttttttaccaTGCCTGCCTTAATTCGACATTTTTTACTGCTTATGACAGGAAGGATGTTTCTGGAAATGATTCTATCAGAACTTTTTATCAAGATGTCGTAACCACACATGTAATTCCATAAAActactgttaatttttttacatgttCCAGTTCCTTTTACTACAATATATAGTAAGTACAAAATGCCTATCTTTACCTTTCCTGGCTCATAATGCATATTTAGTTCACTGAAGAAGTGAAGAGAGAGCTGCTAACCCAGATTACTAACAGGCTATGATAAGAACTTCTGCCCATATAcaggaaaat carries:
- the LOC109704633 gene encoding pectin acetylesterase 8-like; protein product: MLTSFSKQKKKSLHYQKVREWARICLMFAAKLRSWAYPLIYAFYLLISLVQVDGANVDMTILTGAVAKGAVCLDGSPPAYHFSPGSGSGVNNWLVHMEGGGWCRGTQECLARRDTHRGSSKYMKPLSFSGILGNEKSSNPDFYNWNRVKIRYCDGSSFTGDIETVDLATNLHYRGARVWLAVIEDLLAKGMNKAEKCLYLSAGRCTVAAGGLASILHCDKFRDLLPASTKVKCLSDAGYFINAKDVSGNDSIRTFYQDVVTTHGSAKNLPSSCTSRISPNLCFFPQYVVPEMRTPLFILNAAYDAWQIKNILAPSAADPFNTWDECKLNIKRCSSSQLVTMQDFRSEFLSAIPRQGKSSSTGMFIDSCYAHCQSGSQDTWLAAGSPVIEKIPIAKAVGDWYFDRDIVQKIDCPYPCNPSCHNREDDSVQD